From one Rhizobium lentis genomic stretch:
- a CDS encoding DUF2207 family protein: MLRLLSWLILCAMLVLLTSCSDFDKEFTVQSANSTIEVHTDGAAFVLENFDISVKRAENYGGVYVDIPQRFTDASGGVHWRDFELVAARRDGRDEYYSWENNVPGYSIYIGEEHCKDCSANLPTGLAKIQIAYWLGRLVRQEGDREVLFLPAYMGRVHGQGAKKKTLTLKLPPGGTIRPLKQDRQGAYDIMRSAPNEILVSIPAGKGDRVLPDIEIEYPAGTFVTITSGKRVQWWLSDHFLPFISILGPIVAGLFVLTRLGQAWRLPAPLIAFDSKKTESTSPALAAYLFSNWKPEAAKPAFMASACHLAMKRLLRISSLGEDAEASDLSARQVRKKGKVARARWYGLPAVTRSVFGRIEGERPVNDRRTVLNALYGFERDLHQTVTEEYRKVRGGTDRTRLVAAAIILALGTAAAYFSGLLIFSVSICGILLVLFIVVMMFRHPERFPMAVSTSEQFKQALTLFLGFPAIVIAALSYIGTTEVISEQRPYLMAILLDIVGIVTVVALRMPTPKQRQIHNDILVLNRYFLGEIEGPEMSVECYEHHLPFAVALNVEQRWTERFNRWRESEKMETYAPDWRSSSLRDGDIKV, from the coding sequence ATGTTGCGCCTTTTATCATGGCTCATCTTATGCGCCATGCTGGTCCTTCTGACCTCTTGCAGCGATTTCGACAAAGAGTTCACCGTCCAGTCGGCAAATAGTACGATAGAAGTTCACACCGACGGCGCTGCCTTTGTGTTGGAAAACTTCGACATCTCAGTCAAAAGGGCGGAAAATTACGGCGGCGTTTACGTTGATATCCCCCAACGTTTCACGGATGCGTCAGGTGGTGTTCACTGGCGCGATTTCGAACTGGTCGCAGCCCGGCGAGACGGACGCGACGAATACTATTCCTGGGAAAATAACGTGCCGGGCTACTCGATTTATATCGGAGAGGAGCACTGCAAAGACTGCTCTGCAAATCTGCCCACGGGTCTTGCAAAAATCCAGATCGCTTACTGGCTCGGACGCCTGGTTCGGCAGGAAGGAGACCGCGAGGTTCTCTTCCTGCCGGCCTATATGGGCCGCGTGCACGGCCAGGGAGCGAAAAAAAAAACGCTGACTCTCAAGTTGCCGCCGGGCGGAACGATACGCCCTTTGAAACAGGATCGGCAGGGAGCCTATGACATCATGCGGAGCGCACCGAACGAGATTTTGGTGTCCATTCCGGCAGGTAAAGGGGATCGAGTCCTACCTGATATCGAGATCGAATATCCCGCAGGGACCTTTGTGACCATAACGAGCGGCAAGCGGGTGCAGTGGTGGCTGTCCGATCACTTTCTCCCGTTCATCAGCATTTTGGGACCAATCGTCGCCGGTCTGTTTGTCCTTACTCGGTTGGGGCAGGCCTGGCGATTGCCTGCACCTTTGATCGCTTTCGATAGCAAGAAGACGGAGAGCACATCGCCTGCGTTGGCGGCCTATTTGTTTTCGAACTGGAAGCCGGAGGCCGCGAAGCCGGCCTTCATGGCGTCTGCCTGCCATCTCGCAATGAAGAGACTGCTTCGCATTTCCAGCCTTGGTGAGGATGCCGAAGCTTCGGATTTGTCTGCCAGACAGGTGCGCAAGAAAGGCAAGGTGGCGCGCGCCAGATGGTATGGCCTTCCCGCGGTGACGCGTTCGGTATTTGGTCGAATTGAAGGAGAGCGGCCTGTCAATGACCGGCGGACGGTCTTAAATGCCCTGTATGGTTTCGAACGTGACTTGCATCAGACAGTCACCGAGGAATATCGGAAAGTTAGAGGCGGCACAGATCGAACACGGCTGGTGGCTGCGGCCATCATTCTGGCTCTTGGCACTGCTGCCGCCTATTTCTCGGGCCTCTTGATCTTTTCCGTTTCCATCTGCGGGATATTGTTAGTTCTTTTCATAGTTGTAATGATGTTCCGCCACCCGGAGCGGTTTCCCATGGCAGTCAGCACCTCCGAGCAATTCAAGCAGGCGCTCACTCTGTTTCTGGGTTTTCCGGCGATAGTGATTGCTGCACTTTCCTACATCGGTACGACTGAGGTTATCAGCGAACAGCGGCCATATCTGATGGCGATTTTATTGGATATCGTCGGCATTGTGACTGTTGTGGCGCTGCGCATGCCCACGCCGAAGCAGCGGCAGATCCATAATGACATTCTCGTATTGAATCGCTATTTCCTCGGAGAAATCGAAGGCCCGGAAATGTCGGTGGAATGCTACGAGCACCACCTTCCTTTCGCTGTTGCCCTGAACGTCGAGCAACGCTGGACCGAGCGCTTCAATCGCTGGCGAGAAAGCGAAAAGATGGAGACCTATGCTCCGGATTGGCGGAGCAGTTCTTTGAGGGACGGCGATATCAAGGTCTGA